A window of the Streptomyces albireticuli genome harbors these coding sequences:
- a CDS encoding SGNH/GDSL hydrolase family protein: MQMNATYTSFVAVGDSFTEGMSDGLPDGTYRGWADLLAARLAARTPGFRYANLAVRGKLIGQIADEQATAAAGMGADLVTLVGGLNDVLRPKCDVDLVCARLEEAAGRLAPNCKQLVLMRSPGRRGPVLERFRPRMEQLFDFIEELARRHDALVVDLYGAAALGDPRLWDEDRLHLNAEGHRRVAEAVWQALGYEPEEDWRRPLPPAARPGWASRRASDARFAREHLGPWIGRRLTGRSSGDGRPPKRAELLPYDAS; encoded by the coding sequence ATGCAGATGAATGCCACGTACACCAGTTTTGTCGCGGTCGGTGACTCGTTCACCGAGGGCATGTCGGACGGCCTCCCGGACGGCACCTACCGCGGCTGGGCCGACCTGCTCGCCGCCCGCCTGGCCGCCCGTACGCCCGGCTTCCGCTACGCGAACCTCGCGGTGCGCGGCAAGCTGATCGGGCAGATCGCGGACGAGCAGGCGACGGCGGCCGCCGGGATGGGCGCCGACCTCGTCACCCTGGTCGGCGGGCTCAACGACGTGCTGCGGCCCAAGTGCGACGTGGACCTGGTGTGCGCCCGGCTGGAGGAGGCCGCCGGCCGACTGGCGCCGAACTGCAAGCAGCTGGTGCTGATGCGCAGCCCGGGGCGCCGGGGCCCGGTGCTGGAGCGGTTCCGGCCCCGCATGGAGCAGCTGTTCGACTTCATCGAGGAGCTGGCCAGGCGGCACGACGCGCTGGTCGTGGACCTCTACGGCGCCGCGGCGCTGGGCGACCCGCGGCTGTGGGACGAGGACCGGCTGCACCTGAACGCCGAGGGCCACCGCCGGGTGGCCGAGGCGGTGTGGCAGGCGCTCGGGTACGAGCCCGAGGAGGACTGGCGGCGGCCGCTGCCGCCGGCCGCGCGCCCGGGCTGGGCCAGCCGCCGCGCCTCCGACGCCCGCTTCGCGCGCGAGCACCTCGGGCCGTGGATCGGCCGCCGGCTCACGGGCCGCTCGTCGGGCGACGGCCGCCCGCCGAAGCGCGCCGAGCTGCTGCCCTACGACGCCTCCTGA
- a CDS encoding hemolysin family protein, producing the protein MTFVQLLIGLATLVVNAFFVGAEFAMISVRRSQIEPYADQGDRRARSVLWGLRHVSALMAAAQLGITLCTLVLGVVAEPAIAHLLAPVFDVAGVPDGLVHPASFVIALAVATYLHMLFGEMVPKNIALAEPVRTALLLGPPLAALARALRPVVFTINSLANGLLKLMRVEPKDEVAATYSDDQLARIVADSSAAGLLDDRSTERLRDALELGTRPVMDVVTPVERVVSARLGVTPEQLELLSAESGFSRFPVIDGAGRILGYLHVKDALDAKPRDLPFPLQRMRRIATVRASTPLDDVITTMSGTGTHLAAVIGEDDRLAGLVTLEDVLRELVGRRS; encoded by the coding sequence ATGACCTTCGTGCAATTGCTCATCGGTCTGGCGACGCTCGTCGTCAACGCCTTCTTCGTGGGCGCCGAGTTCGCCATGATCTCGGTGCGCCGCAGTCAGATCGAGCCGTACGCCGACCAGGGCGACCGGCGGGCCCGCAGCGTGCTGTGGGGCCTGCGGCACGTCTCGGCCCTGATGGCCGCGGCCCAGCTCGGCATCACCCTGTGCACACTGGTGCTCGGTGTCGTCGCCGAGCCGGCCATCGCCCATCTGCTGGCGCCGGTCTTCGACGTGGCGGGGGTGCCGGACGGGCTGGTGCACCCGGCGTCGTTCGTGATCGCCCTGGCCGTGGCGACCTATCTGCACATGCTCTTCGGCGAGATGGTGCCGAAGAACATCGCGCTGGCCGAGCCGGTGCGCACCGCCCTGCTGCTCGGCCCGCCGCTGGCCGCGCTGGCCCGGGCCCTGCGCCCGGTGGTCTTCACCATCAACTCGCTGGCGAACGGGCTCCTGAAGCTGATGCGAGTGGAGCCCAAGGACGAGGTCGCCGCGACGTACTCGGACGACCAGCTGGCCCGGATCGTCGCCGACTCCAGCGCGGCGGGGCTGCTCGACGACCGGTCCACCGAGCGGCTGCGGGACGCCCTGGAGCTGGGCACCCGGCCGGTCATGGACGTGGTGACGCCCGTCGAGCGGGTCGTCTCGGCCCGGCTCGGGGTCACCCCGGAGCAGCTGGAGCTGCTGTCCGCCGAGTCCGGCTTCTCCCGCTTCCCGGTCATCGACGGCGCGGGCCGGATCCTCGGCTATCTGCATGTGAAGGACGCGCTGGACGCCAAGCCGCGCGACCTGCCGTTCCCGCTCCAGCGGATGCGCCGGATCGCGACCGTGCGGGCGTCGACCCCGCTGGACGACGTGATCACGACGATGAGCGGCACCGGTACGCACCTCGCGGCGGTCATCGGCGAGGACGACCGGCTCGCGGGCCTGGTCACCCTGGAGGACGTGCTCCGGGAGCTGGTCGGGCGGCGGTCGTAG
- a CDS encoding hemolysin family protein, producing the protein MTEVLLLVAALVLTLACAVFVAAEFSLTTVERAELERAVENGDRGADSALKAVRSLTFQLSGAQLGITVTGLIIGMISKPSIAALLTGPMEALGLGASAASTTALVLGTVLSTVVLMVVGELVPKNWAISRPLPMAKKVSGAQRAFSAAFGPLIRHLNNTANRTLHRMGLEPAEELATARGPQELAALARHSAKEGTLEADTAELFVRTLSLAGLTAENVMTPRVQVTALDAQSTAEDVANATRATGLSRFPVYRGNLDTVIGIAHIKDVLAIPAERRPHHPVTTMLREPLLVPESLTVDRLLDRLSGRRTIAVVIDEYGGTAGVVTLEDIVEEVVGEVRDEHDPDELPDLAPAGTDAEGRPLYDADGAARTDQLEIIGLRAPHGPYETLAGLVATELGRIPAEGDTVEVAGWRIDVVDASGRRAARVRLTAPRPETGADGPGTTDGEAGR; encoded by the coding sequence ATGACCGAAGTGCTCCTTCTGGTGGCGGCCCTGGTGCTGACCCTGGCCTGCGCCGTCTTCGTCGCGGCGGAGTTCTCGCTCACCACCGTCGAGCGCGCCGAGCTGGAGCGGGCCGTCGAGAACGGCGACCGGGGCGCGGACAGCGCCCTCAAGGCCGTCCGCAGCCTCACCTTCCAGCTCTCCGGCGCCCAGCTCGGCATCACCGTCACCGGCCTGATCATCGGCATGATCTCCAAGCCGTCCATCGCCGCCCTGCTCACCGGGCCGATGGAGGCACTCGGCCTCGGTGCCTCGGCGGCGTCCACCACCGCGCTGGTGCTGGGCACCGTGCTGTCCACCGTCGTCCTGATGGTGGTCGGCGAGCTGGTCCCGAAGAACTGGGCGATCTCGCGGCCGCTGCCCATGGCGAAGAAGGTGTCGGGCGCGCAGCGCGCGTTCAGCGCCGCCTTCGGGCCGCTGATCCGGCACCTGAACAACACCGCGAACCGCACCCTGCACCGCATGGGCCTGGAGCCCGCCGAGGAGCTGGCCACCGCGCGCGGCCCGCAGGAGCTGGCCGCGCTCGCCCGGCACTCCGCCAAGGAGGGCACGCTGGAGGCGGACACCGCCGAGCTCTTCGTGCGGACCCTGAGCCTGGCCGGGCTGACGGCCGAGAACGTGATGACCCCGCGGGTCCAGGTCACGGCGCTGGACGCGCAGTCCACCGCCGAGGACGTCGCGAACGCCACGCGCGCGACCGGCCTGTCCCGCTTCCCGGTGTACCGCGGCAATCTGGACACCGTCATCGGCATCGCGCACATCAAGGACGTCCTGGCGATACCCGCCGAGCGGCGCCCGCACCACCCCGTCACCACGATGCTGCGCGAGCCGCTGCTCGTACCGGAGTCGCTGACCGTGGACCGGCTGCTGGACCGGCTGTCCGGCCGGCGGACCATCGCCGTCGTCATCGACGAGTACGGCGGCACGGCCGGGGTCGTGACCCTGGAGGACATCGTGGAGGAGGTCGTCGGCGAGGTCCGCGACGAGCACGACCCCGACGAGCTGCCCGACCTGGCACCGGCCGGCACGGACGCCGAGGGGCGCCCGCTGTACGACGCGGACGGCGCCGCCCGCACCGACCAGCTGGAGATCATCGGCCTGCGCGCGCCGCACGGCCCGTACGAGACGCTGGCCGGTCTGGTCGCCACCGAGCTCGGCCGGATCCCGGCCGAGGGCGACACCGTGGAGGTGGCGGGCTGGCGGATCGACGTCGTCGACGCCTCCGGCCGGCGCGCCGCGCGCGTGCGGCTCACCGCGCCCCGCCCGGAGACCGGCGCGGACGGCCCGGGCACGACGGACGGGGAGGCCGGCCGATGA
- a CDS encoding LLM class F420-dependent oxidoreductase, protein MTRPFRFAVNMLTPGSAAEWREKCRKAESLGYDVILVADHLGMPAPFPSLVAAAEATERPRLGTFVLNAGLWNPTLLAREVATTDQLTGGRLELGLGTGYVKEEHDRAGLPFGSPRERVDHLERTVTELDRVLADPGHVPAPAQAPRPPLLLGGNGKRMLRLAARHADIAAFSGAGTSASGALSLLRPSVLEERMALYQSFAAERATPAELNILVQVVAVDADRRATARELAEHGQDLTEDELLEHPVVLAGSVKDIADQVRAHRERYGFTYLTVLEPNLEAFAPVMEELRGS, encoded by the coding sequence ATGACACGACCGTTCCGCTTCGCCGTCAACATGCTCACGCCCGGCTCCGCCGCCGAGTGGCGCGAGAAGTGCCGCAAGGCCGAGTCCCTCGGCTACGACGTCATCCTCGTGGCCGACCACCTCGGCATGCCGGCGCCCTTCCCCTCCCTGGTCGCCGCCGCGGAGGCCACCGAGCGCCCGCGCCTCGGCACCTTCGTGCTCAACGCCGGTCTGTGGAACCCGACCCTGCTCGCCCGCGAGGTGGCGACCACGGACCAGCTCACCGGCGGGCGTCTGGAGCTCGGCCTCGGCACGGGCTATGTGAAGGAGGAGCACGACCGGGCGGGGCTGCCCTTCGGCTCGCCGCGCGAGCGCGTGGACCACCTGGAGCGCACGGTCACGGAGCTCGACCGCGTACTGGCCGACCCCGGGCACGTACCGGCGCCCGCGCAGGCGCCGCGCCCGCCGCTGCTGCTCGGCGGCAACGGCAAGCGCATGCTGCGGCTGGCCGCGCGGCACGCCGACATCGCCGCGTTCAGCGGGGCCGGGACCTCGGCCTCGGGTGCGCTGAGCCTGCTGCGGCCGTCCGTCCTGGAGGAGCGGATGGCCCTCTACCAGAGCTTCGCCGCCGAGCGCGCGACGCCCGCCGAGCTGAACATCCTGGTGCAGGTCGTGGCCGTCGACGCGGACCGCCGGGCCACCGCGCGCGAGCTCGCCGAGCACGGCCAGGACCTCACCGAGGACGAGCTGCTGGAGCACCCGGTCGTGCTGGCCGGTTCGGTCAAGGACATCGCCGACCAGGTGCGCGCCCACCGGGAGCGGTACGGGTTCACCTATCTGACCGTCCTGGAGCCGAACCTGGAGGCGTTCGCGCCGGTGATGGAGGAGCTGCGGGGCTCCTGA
- a CDS encoding class I SAM-dependent methyltransferase: MPLRPRTSNDLVHHPVFARAYAALSPLVDARAGVAAHRRELLSGLSGRVIEIGAGNGLNFAYYPGTVSEVVAIEPERRLRRLAVEAAVRAGVPVDVVPGVAEALPVKSEAFDAAVLSMVLCSVRDVRRALAELRRVVKPGGELRFFEHGRAPGQVLATVQRALDATVWPTLFGGCHTARDPLRSITTAGFDMGAYRRLRVPESRVPLPASVFVLGTARRPVAGPEDPRSP; the protein is encoded by the coding sequence ATGCCGCTCCGCCCCCGCACCTCGAACGACCTCGTCCATCACCCCGTCTTCGCCCGCGCCTACGCCGCCCTCAGCCCCCTCGTCGACGCCCGCGCCGGTGTCGCCGCGCACCGGCGGGAGTTGCTGTCCGGGCTGTCCGGCCGGGTGATCGAGATCGGTGCGGGCAACGGGCTGAACTTCGCGTACTACCCGGGGACCGTCTCCGAGGTGGTGGCGATCGAGCCCGAACGGCGGCTGCGGAGACTGGCCGTGGAGGCCGCGGTGCGGGCCGGTGTGCCCGTGGACGTGGTGCCGGGCGTGGCGGAGGCCCTGCCGGTGAAGAGCGAGGCGTTCGACGCGGCGGTGCTGTCGATGGTGCTGTGCTCGGTCCGGGACGTGCGGCGGGCCCTCGCGGAGTTGCGACGGGTCGTCAAACCCGGCGGTGAGCTGCGGTTCTTCGAGCACGGCCGGGCGCCGGGGCAGGTGCTGGCGACGGTTCAGCGGGCGCTGGACGCCACGGTGTGGCCGACCCTGTTCGGCGGCTGTCACACGGCGCGGGACCCGCTGCGGTCGATCACCACCGCCGGGTTCGACATGGGGGCGTACCGGCGGCTGCGGGTGCCGGAGAGCAGGGTGCCGCTGCCCGCGTCGGTGTTCGTGCTGGGCACGGCCCGGCGGCCGGTCGCCGGGCCGGAGGATCCCCGGTCGCCGTGA